A genomic segment from Nicotiana tabacum cultivar K326 chromosome 7, ASM71507v2, whole genome shotgun sequence encodes:
- the LOC107805809 gene encoding dirigent protein 1-like, producing the protein MEKQMVIRLIISLSILVMVTEAAIDKTPKAVEKWFKNLPYAKQKTTKFHFYFHEIFAGDNETAPVIAQANITAQSPTFFGMVRMFDNPLTIGPEPNSKQVGRAQGIHGATSLTEIALFFDFNFVFTTGPYNGSSLSVVGRVAESQEYRELQIIGGSEIFRLAQGVATAKTYFSSNTTVIVEYNVIVRHY; encoded by the coding sequence ATGGAAAAGCAAATGGTCATTCGCCTTATTATAAGCTTGTCCATATTAGTAATGGTGACAGAGGCAGCCATAGATAAAACCCCAAAAGCAGTAGAAAAATGGTTCAAAAATCTTCCTTACGCAAAGCAAAAAACCACAAAATTCCATTTCTACTTTCACGAAATTTTCGCAGGAGATAACGAAACAGCTCCTGTTATTGCACAAGCCAACATCACGGCCCAATCACCTACATTCTTCGGCATGGTTAGAATGTTTGACAACCCATTAACTATTGGGCCAGAGCCCAATTCGAAACAAGTGGGCCGAGCCCAGGGAATTCATGGGGCTACATCATTGACTGAAATAGCTCTGTTTTTCGACTTCAATTTTGTGTTCACTACCGGACCTTATAATGGTAGTAGTCTGAGTGTGGTTGGTCGAGTTGCTGAATCGCAGGAATACAGAGAGTTGCAAATTATTGGTGGATCTGAAATTTTTAGGCTTGCTCAAGGTGTTGCTACTGCTAAGACTTATTTCTCAAGCAATACAACTGTTATTGTTGAATATAATGTCATTGTACGTCATTACTAA